In the genome of Siniperca chuatsi isolate FFG_IHB_CAS linkage group LG14, ASM2008510v1, whole genome shotgun sequence, the window tgtaaaatgtcCCAGCGGATTTTACTGTATAAACCTGGAATCAGTGTGTAACGGACAAACTCTCTGAGGTGTAGAACAAATCAAATCAGAGACTGCAGATGTAATTCATGTATCATTCCAGCTGCAGTATGATGGCCACAGGTATTTAATCGACTGCACAGAAAAGGCAGGAAAAAAAGGGCAGATTTCCAAATTACGCTTAACATTAAAAGTTGGATTTTGATGAACATTTCAGTCTTTAGTACAAATGTGTagcaaaaacatatataaaaggTGTTTTGTGATTTGGCGTGGGCCTTAAAGAGCAGCTTAAAATGCCCTGAAAATCTTGGtccctccaaattaaacaataaatcacGTTGTTTGTTCATGCCCTCTAGTACAACACATagcagtgttttctgatctaaCGCCTAGTTGTGAGCAATTTCATGtcggaactatcggtagaaagaaaatagttcctacatgaaacctctcacaacaaatctgtggattctcttgagtaaccgggtcatgatttctggaaagagacattgctgttgagcttttcaaatgtacttttttgatgccttgagcaccacaagcagagtgccatatagtcccattatattcaagaaaggcagacatctctacagccgatatctccaaaactcggcaactcacaccaaaacaatctagatggataaacagcactacaggtaagaggaaaaatatgtatatttgaatttgaggtgaactgtccctttaaggcaCGAATATAGTCCAAAAACGGACGTGCACACAGTTCTGTTTATACCAAATTGGATGTCTGTATAAGCGGGCGTGTCCACATGTTTGTCCACGCATATAATCCAGTCATAAATTTTGGGCTGATGCTGACACTCATGGACACGGGCAGATAAAGAAATTTACGTGGAAAGTATAAATTAAGCTttaggtgtggttacaggtgcaacagagcacacttctggggtgaaacaggcttgaaactttcaatcagagagagaagtgaaacATTGCTTTTCAGCCTGCTGTCAAGTTCCTCTTTAAAGGCATAAATGATAAGAGGCGGTTGGCGCAGGTGGAAATGCAAATACTATTTCTTGCCAAAATTAGCACCAAAATTGCACTGCACCACCACCACTAGTCTCCACTGTGTCACTCTTCTTGACGAAAACTGCACAACAAATGTTTGTGCTACGACTGGTTTTGCACCAGCAGGAAAACAAGATTCCTgtaactactgtatgtgtgtgcataaacTTGGTTTCCTTTGAGTAAATGCATTTCTATTTATGTTCATGAGTGCTTTGGCGGACTGGTCATGCTGATAACGTCATCCTGACTGGGGCAAATAAACATACAGAGGGTCAGAAACACAGATAACAAGCAGACCCGTTGCAGACAACACACACTGGTTAGACCGACAGATATAGCCATGATCCTGATGGGTCGCAGTTTGTGTCTTCCTTCTCCAGCCACCGTCCAGGAGCTGTTCTCTGTGGCTCGAGATGCCAGCATCATCCCTGATATCTCCTTGGATCCTGTCCTCACCACCTTCCTCTCGCTGGACTCCTCAGCAGCACTGCAGCATCAATATGCCTTCTTGCAGCGGAGCCTGAGCAGGGAGCAGCAGGCTGCATTCAGCCTCAACTTGACTGGAGAGCTGGGAGGCAGCAGCAGGGTCACATATGGAGGAGTAGGGGTTGTTGCTCTGGCTCTGTCCATGCTTTTTGACCAGATTGCCCAACAAGTGGGTAAAACTTTTTGGTTTTGTCTCTTGTTTGTatggcatttttaaaaactgtcctcTGCAGGGTTGAAAAAGCTCAGAGCATAGTGCATTTTTCTGAAGTCAACTGAAGCCAACATGAGGTTGACATCTTGTTTTTAGTGACATATCttgacaattattggatggattgccatgtaaTTTGGTCCAGATATTCACGATCCGCAGAGTGATgcctttgatgatcccctggcttttcctctagcgccatcattagatcaaaatgttaatttgtccaatactttggtttatgacaaaatacctgcgaaactaatgacattcccatcagtgtACGTTGTGCTAATTAGccaatgttggcatgctaatacactaaactaagaaTGGTAAACATCTTTCCTGCTAAAcatgaacatgttagcattgtcactgtgagcatgttagcatgctgacggtagcatttagctcaaagcaccgctgtgtcaaagtacagcctcagagagcagctaacatggctgtagactcttatttCTGCTCTTGCCCTACttaaagcatatttcccaatatttttttatagagACAAACTAATTCAATCATTATACTGgtagtttgtgtgtgatttgacACCAAAGGCTACTGTTAAAATCTCTTACAAATTCAAGCCATTATGTCTTTCTATTGTATCACAAAGCATAACgctaaaacagacacaaatttCATCCCACCAGGTCCGAGCACAAGGATCTACAGAGGGGGACGTATCATCTGAGAGATCCAAAGCTAAGATGATTTTTGGCATCAGCACTTCTTCAAGAATTGGCTGGATTATCCACAGTTACCTCGGCCTGATCCCTGGCATTGCCAACAACCAGGAGAAGATGTCTGAGACTACAGAGCTCTATGACAACTGGCTGAAACTTGAGCTGCTTGACCATTATGAGAGGATGACCACTAAGAAGAGGATGAGTTCAGTGTCCATGCAACAGTGGTTGGTGGGAGCTGCAGTTCATCTACACATGAGAATTCACCAGGTCAGGAGAGACAAAGTCCAACTGAAGTTAaaaagcatgtttttatttctgctaCAATATAAATATTTGCTCTATAAATTACATGTCCTCTGcacaaatcattatttttatatggTGATCATTGTATAATAGTTAATCAAAagcgatgcagcagaaccagagatattgtcctttttattccactaattctactccccaagacctgcaAACATATTTTGATGTGAAAAATTTGTgcagttcccctttaagaaaGAAAGGTAAGGATTGTACAAAAATGATTGATGATGGTTTTTGCCTTTTGGTTAATGCCATATCAGAGTTATCTTAATTACGAGTTTACGACTTGTGCACTATTTCACATCAACATCCAAGTCGTAATTATAACTGAGAAAATCTGAATTATCCGATATATACGACTTGGCACTGAATAATACAAAAGTGTCACAAAACCAGACAAATAAGGATGCTTCACATCAGCCAACGATCGTCGTTCAATGTAATTAAACCCAATTTTAATGTATATGGTGTAATATTGTCAACACACAGTATTCTCTATAATCATACAACAGTCTTAATATGTGAATCCTCCCAAGTTGTAggaatctttcccatctctaCCATCCATCCCATATGACACgtcagggaaagattgtggttacagcaaataaactattgttaagGTATGATTAGTGTTACAGTTggttaaagcagctataattgatatttttataataaaaatgtattaagtgacaatgtgaaagtCGCTCGaggtgatgaacctacagaaatctatcacctgaatctgcagctcctctgctttacggagctttatagtgagtttcagctcattgtttatctgtccagccgcaactttactgttttggttcactctcataaTGTTGTTTTCGGacgcaacaggcagctgttttcaatgaaaaagctctaaaaagccactgtacgctacctgctcagcaccaaacagcaagACACATACAGGTAAGacactagctggtgaacatagtggagcatttagcagctaaagagccagatagtttcctcaggagttggtggagaccaaaaacagagctgaaagagagtgaatattggacttacatttggccggtggacacaaacacattgaatgataatgttgctccataactgctggatgtgtaaataagcaacaagtcctccatatcaacttaaaagataaatatttCAATGTTGTTCACAACTTGTGTTgaggccaaaaaaaatcagttattgcaggtttaaggttagggaaagactgTGGTGATCAATAAAGAGGCTAATATTAATTGCAGGCCCGTGATGGGAGCAAACTCTGGTCAGACATGCCAGtacacacccatccaccactGTGATCTCCACACACTTTCTTTCCACCtctctacatactgtatagggCACACTACGTCCTGCATTGTTGGCACTTAACATAAATCGTGAGGTGCtgaatcatccaatatggatGTAATTCCTACTAGGCTGATCTGAAAGCTCCTTTATTCTTGTTCCAACAGGTTCGTCTGAACTCTGTGCCAGTAGGATCGGCCGAGTCACTGCGTCTGTCTTATAAGTCAGGGTTAGGTCGCCTGGTTCAGGGCTACACAGCCTATCTGCACAGAAACATTCAGGAGACTCCAAGACCCCGAAAACCCAGAACCAGGACAGTCAGTGGACCAAGACAAACCAACACATTTAGCATAGCCAATATGAcctgttcaaataaaaatatctcAACTGATAAATTTAATGAGACTACCACACCCAATTCAACTGCTGATATTAGCGGAAACTGTAAAACAGATGGATCCAGTGAAGACTTTGGACCTAATGTGCCAAAAGTAAGCAATGAAACCACTGTAGGTGTCGTAAAGAGAAAGACACTCAACAACTCCGCTAGCTATAGGAGGGGTGAGAAAGTCGGCATTCTGGGTCTGTTAGTTATCGAGCAATGGAGGAATGTGAGTCACAATGTGCAGCATCACCCCTGTGAGTCTCCAGCCATACAACAAGCTTTGGTGACTCGTATCATCAATGCTCAGGACCTGGAGCGGAACAGAAACTTTTTCCTGTACCCTGATAAAGTCTTCCACAGGCTGCTCAGGCAGAGGGATGACTTTGAGCTGAAGACAAATTAGACAGACATGAATGGTGTGGGATTAAATCTTTCAACGATCATATACAGTCGGACAAATGATGCTAACATTGTGCTGTTATTTTTAGGAAACTACCATCTCATCAGTCACTTTATTCTCTGTCAGTCTGCATGAAAGTGGGTGTCATTCCCCAGATATGACCATTTCACAGATATGAAAAGGTTTGATGATCAAGATCCTATAATacttggacattttgggaaatacgcttattcactttcttgcagagagttagatgagaaaatcgataACAATCTTATtttgtacgctaaatatgaagctggagcgaggagctggttagcttagctttgcataaagactggaaatagggggaaagagcaagcctggctctgtccaaaggtaacaacatctacctgccagcacctctaaagatcacaaattaacatgttatatcttgtttgtttaacccatACAAAAATCGAAGCGCAAAAAACTGAcaagttgcagttttacagggggtta includes:
- the LOC122887952 gene encoding uncharacterized protein LOC122887952, producing MSRADNMLLVVLKRNAPASNRTKVTIAATVQELFSVARDASIIPDISLDPVLTTFLSLDSSAALQHQYAFLQRSLSREQQAAFSLNLTGELGGSSRVTYGGVGVVALALSMLFDQIAQQVRAQGSTEGDVSSERSKAKMIFGISTSSRIGWIIHSYLGLIPGIANNQEKMSETTELYDNWLKLELLDHYERMTTKKRMSSVSMQQWLVGAAVHLHMRIHQVRLNSVPVGSAESLRLSYKSGLGRLVQGYTAYLHRNIQETPRPRKPRTRTVSGPRQTNTFSIANMTCSNKNISTDKFNETTTPNSTADISGNCKTDGSSEDFGPNVPKVSNETTVGVVKRKTLNNSASYRRGEKVGILGLLVIEQWRNVSHNVQHHPCESPAIQQALVTRIINAQDLERNRNFFLYPDKVFHRLLRQRDDFELKTN